A portion of the Anabas testudineus chromosome 22, fAnaTes1.2, whole genome shotgun sequence genome contains these proteins:
- the znf839 gene encoding uncharacterized protein znf839 isoform X1, with translation MADNEDDSGSTRTITAAELSAAAAQPLATHCAQPGDTIKLAPAAEITQPGENVSAATNEQSSHPGESSQIVSDAESGQPVQSLPAGTGAPLADFLQGCPAEQSILVGTEFSGLGPDLVNTTIIYVQPDGSLVEGSGLTAEEQQALLDQLTKQQIVQVSDTEAAQLLQQSQMVKTIPVPNTALDPSQLQQVINQVTKSQQQIQVQVPQQTAKQVQVSKQVPKQQVQQGLKQVQVPQQNLKTTTQNNASQQLKSVAQQVAMQTSSSVQLLQKKVGQTWTLNQSGSSDSFKSEPVKIQIQVPPTQDLKSGTSTQQKSVAVSHPQVKLSSNGSVSSAQIIHLQPVVGQQGQQFFLQQSPGDAPIQLLLQSPTPVVGSLLPLVHKLTGQTTSAGTTSGPAQKPVASPIRAHTPTIIKTTPTTAAKTVSVPLIKTHANGSTTAVRKSPVKSPAVLTAVPVQSATPVPPARQATTATAALSAVKDRLQEKEEKKKERKREKKAVKVQTRSGRVSRPPKYKAKDYKFIKTEDLADSHQSDSDDYSDMSVEDEEGEGGRKDGSSSGTSPSLTYGHKSRSHCCQTCDKAYIGSGGLNRHYKLNPTHGEPDPPGNIPSPLRDINQSEETTVERVREEEKKKEDKPAATATSRLEGGPAAAVGLRGLYHRGPGRPRGRGRGRGRGRGRPLAQPPKVSVGLVSRRGRRGRPPKISVTTITAEQQAERRRDRLQELVEQCEDEELMDIVLPRLTKVLSLWELLLAKVERGALARSRFPDIYREFESLQAHVRQAAQDYIASPQGAATPLEVRNIEVARSLGILDEVNKMKVVPGASPNFSLTNKNVRYMENSKMLPPSKRFKMENSVPVQQNGIEPRTGGIAGAPPVTSSLKSCSVSVSPLVVATGSKVLTTTVNPASSSSGTIPAKMPSTQVLPPGTPMEVTSGENQAEKPLQTDAQVEPQQAGQDQVLGTSDTVNQVKEIEKPLGPEHVKDTKTPGSSTVHNLESTLIPTSESTPASESSTIQSLASSQLLQHNLSQSESSTTDVCEAKELQEGQEIYIQTEGLTVHLAEPGSDRIVIVNGPDGTTMHIQTPEGVPLEAVQALLGIEASDGAKVPQ, from the exons ATGGCGGACAACGAGGATGACAGCGGTTCGACTAGAACAATAACGGCAGCGGAGCTGTCGGCGGCTGCGGCTCAGCCTCTAGCCACCCACTGCGCCCAGCCCGGGGACACCATAAAGTTAGCGCCCGCCGCAGAGATCACCCAGCCCGGGGAGAATGTATCGGCAGCGACCAACGAGCAGAGCAGTCATCCCGGGGAGAGCTCACAGATAGTGTCCGATGCCGAGAGCGGTCAGCCCGTGCAGAGTTTACCGGCAGGGACCGGGGCTCCGCTGGCGGACTTCTTACAGGGCTGCCCGGCGGAACAGAGCATCCTGGTGGGCACAGAATTCAGCGGCCTGGGCCCGGACCTAGTCAACACCACAATCATCTACGTGCAGCCGGACGGCAGCCTGGTGGAGGGCTCCGGGCTCACGGCCGAGGAGCAGCAGGCTCTGCTGGATCAGCTCACCAAACAGCAGATCGTCCAGGTCTCCGACACCGAGGCCGCACAACTGCTGCAGCAAAGCCAGATGGTCAAAACCATCCCGGTGCCTAACACGGCCTTGGACCCGagtcagctgcagcaggtcaTCAACCAAGTCACCAAGTCCCAGCAGCAGATCCAAGTCcaggtcccccagcagactgcTAAGCAGGTCCAGGTTTCCAAGCAGGTTCCGAAACAGCAGGTCCAGCAGGGTCTGAAGCAGGTTCAGGTGCCTCAGCAGAACCTAAAAACCACAACCCAGAACAACGCATCCCAGCAGCTGAAGAGTGTGGCTCAGCAGGTGGCCATGCAGACCAGTAGCTCAGTTCAGTTGCTCCAGAAGAAGGTGGGTCAGACATGGACACTGAATCAGTCTGGATCATCTGATTCATTTAAG TCAGAGCCTGTAAAAATCCAGATCCAGGTTCCTCCTACACAGGATCTGAAATCTGGCACCAGCACCCAGCAGAAGAGTGTAGCTGTCAGTCACCCACAGGTGAAGCTTTCATCCAATGGCAGTGTGAGCAGCGCCCAAATTATCCACCTCCAGCCTGTGGTTGGTCAGCAGGGTCAGCAGTTTTTCCTACAGCAGAGTCCGGGGGACGCCCCTAtccagctcctgctgcagaGCCCCACCCCGGTCGTTGGTTCTCTGCTCCCTTTGGTCCATAAGCTGACGGGTCAGACGACATCAGCAGGCACTACCTCTGGTCCAGCACAAAAACCTGTAGCATCCCCTATCAGAGCCCACACCCCCACCATCATCAAGACTACGCCCACCACAGCCGCAAAAACTGTTAGTGTCCCTCTAATTAAAACACACGCTAACGGATCAACAACTGCTGTCAGGAAGAGTCCTGTTAAATCACCTGCTGTCCTCACGGCAGTCCCAGTACAAAGTGCCACACCTGTCCCACCTGCCCGACAAGCAACTACAGCTACTGCTGCGCTCTCGGCAGTGAAGGACAGactacaagaaaaagaagagaagaagaaggagaggaagagggagaagaaggcAGTGAAGGTTCAGACCAGATCTGGGCGAGTCTCCAGACCACCAAAATACAAAGCCAAAGACTACAAGTTCATAAAAACAGAGGATCTGGCTGACAGCCACCAGTCCGACTCTGACGACTATTCTGACATGAGCGTCGAAGATGAGGAGGGGGAGGGTGGTAGGAAGGACGGCTCCTCCTCTGGCACCTCCCCTTCTCTCACCTACGGCCACAAGTCTCGGTCCCACTGCTGTCAGACCTGTGACAAGGCCTACATTGGTTCTGGAGGACTAAACCGCCACTACAAACTGAACCCAACCCACGGAGAGCCTGACCCACCTGGCAATATACCGAGCCCACTCAGAGACATCAACCAATCAGAGGAGACGACAGTAGAACGtgtcagagaagaagagaagaaaaaggaggacAAACCTGCTGCCACGGCAACAAGCAGA TTGGAGGGaggtccagcagcagctgttggaCTCCGGGGCCTATATCACCGGGGCCCTGGGAGGCCACGTGGACGAGGGAGAGGCAGGGGCCGTGGGCGGGGTCGACCTCTGGCACAGCCTCCTAAG GTGTCAGTGGGGCTCGTCAGTAGGCGGGGGCGTCGTGGTCGACCTCCCAAGATCAGTGTTACCACAataacagcagagcagcaggcagAGAGGAGGCGAGACCGCCTGCAGGAG CTGGTGGAGCAGTGTGAGGATGAGGAGCTGATGGACATCGTCCTTCCTCGTTTGACCAAAGTGTTGAGTCTGTGGGAGCTGCTGCTGGCAAAG GTGGAGCGTGGAGCTCTCGCTCGGTCTCGGTTCCCAGACATATACCGTGAGTTTGAGTCCCTGCAGGCTCACGTGAGGCAGGCAGCTCAGGACTACATTGCTAGTCCGCAGGGGGCAGCCACACCACTTGAGGTCAGGAACATAGAG gtggcCAGGTCTCTGGGAATCCTGGATGAGGTGAACAAGATGAAGGTGGTTCCTGGAGCATCCCCCAACTTCAGTCTGACCAATAAAAATGTCCGATACATGGAG AATTCCAAGATGCTGCCACCGTCAAAGAGATTCAAGATGGAGAACAGTGTTCCGGTTCAGCAGAACGGTATCGAGCCCAGAACAG GTGGAATTGCAGGGGCCCCCCCTGTGACCTCGTCTCTGAAATCCTGCTCGGTCTCAGTATCTCCTCTTGTGGTAGCAACTGGATCCAAAGTGCTGACTACCACCGTTAATCCCGCCTCCAG TTCTTCTGGTACCATCCCTGCCAAGATGCCCTCCACCCAGGTTCTGCCCCCTGGCACACCTATGGAGGTGACTTCAGGTGAGAACCAGGCGGAGAAACCTCTGCAGACTGATGCCCAGGTGGAGCCTCAACAAGCAGGCCAGGACCAGGTTCTTGGCACcagtgacactgtgaaccaGGTGAAGGAGATTGAGAAACCTCTGGGTCCTGAGCATGTCAAGGACACCAAGACTCCTGGGTCCAGTACAGTCCACAATCTTGAGTCCACCTTGATTCCAACATCTGAGTCCACTCCAGCATCTGAGTCCAGCACAATCCAGAGTTTGGCCTCTTCTCAGCTCCTGCAGCACAACTTGTCCCAGTCTGAGTCCAGCACCACAGACGTGTGTGAGGCCAAAGAGCTGCAAGAGGGACAGGAGATCTATATCCAGACAGAAGGGCTGACAGTCCATCTGGCAGAGCCTGGATCAGACCGGATTGTCATTGTCAATGGGCCGGATGGAACCACAATGCACATCCAGACTCCAGAGGGGGTCCCCCTAGAGGCCGTCCAGGCTCTGCTGGGAATTGAAGCCTCAGATGGAGCCAAAGTTCCTCAGTAA
- the znf839 gene encoding uncharacterized protein znf839 isoform X2, with product MADNEDDSGSTRTITAAELSAAAAQPLATHCAQPGDTIKLAPAAEITQPGENVSAATNEQSSHPGESSQIVSDAESGQPVQSLPAGTGAPLADFLQGCPAEQSILVGTEFSGLGPDLVNTTIIYVQPDGSLVEGSGLTAEEQQALLDQLTKQQIVQVSDTEAAQLLQQSQMVKTIPVPNTALDPSQLQQVINQVTKSQQQIQVQVPQQTAKQVQVSKQVPKQQVQQGLKQVQVPQQNLKTTTQNNASQQLKSVAQQVAMQTSSSVQLLQKKSEPVKIQIQVPPTQDLKSGTSTQQKSVAVSHPQVKLSSNGSVSSAQIIHLQPVVGQQGQQFFLQQSPGDAPIQLLLQSPTPVVGSLLPLVHKLTGQTTSAGTTSGPAQKPVASPIRAHTPTIIKTTPTTAAKTVSVPLIKTHANGSTTAVRKSPVKSPAVLTAVPVQSATPVPPARQATTATAALSAVKDRLQEKEEKKKERKREKKAVKVQTRSGRVSRPPKYKAKDYKFIKTEDLADSHQSDSDDYSDMSVEDEEGEGGRKDGSSSGTSPSLTYGHKSRSHCCQTCDKAYIGSGGLNRHYKLNPTHGEPDPPGNIPSPLRDINQSEETTVERVREEEKKKEDKPAATATSRLEGGPAAAVGLRGLYHRGPGRPRGRGRGRGRGRGRPLAQPPKVSVGLVSRRGRRGRPPKISVTTITAEQQAERRRDRLQELVEQCEDEELMDIVLPRLTKVLSLWELLLAKVERGALARSRFPDIYREFESLQAHVRQAAQDYIASPQGAATPLEVRNIEVARSLGILDEVNKMKVVPGASPNFSLTNKNVRYMENSKMLPPSKRFKMENSVPVQQNGIEPRTGGIAGAPPVTSSLKSCSVSVSPLVVATGSKVLTTTVNPASSSSGTIPAKMPSTQVLPPGTPMEVTSGENQAEKPLQTDAQVEPQQAGQDQVLGTSDTVNQVKEIEKPLGPEHVKDTKTPGSSTVHNLESTLIPTSESTPASESSTIQSLASSQLLQHNLSQSESSTTDVCEAKELQEGQEIYIQTEGLTVHLAEPGSDRIVIVNGPDGTTMHIQTPEGVPLEAVQALLGIEASDGAKVPQ from the exons ATGGCGGACAACGAGGATGACAGCGGTTCGACTAGAACAATAACGGCAGCGGAGCTGTCGGCGGCTGCGGCTCAGCCTCTAGCCACCCACTGCGCCCAGCCCGGGGACACCATAAAGTTAGCGCCCGCCGCAGAGATCACCCAGCCCGGGGAGAATGTATCGGCAGCGACCAACGAGCAGAGCAGTCATCCCGGGGAGAGCTCACAGATAGTGTCCGATGCCGAGAGCGGTCAGCCCGTGCAGAGTTTACCGGCAGGGACCGGGGCTCCGCTGGCGGACTTCTTACAGGGCTGCCCGGCGGAACAGAGCATCCTGGTGGGCACAGAATTCAGCGGCCTGGGCCCGGACCTAGTCAACACCACAATCATCTACGTGCAGCCGGACGGCAGCCTGGTGGAGGGCTCCGGGCTCACGGCCGAGGAGCAGCAGGCTCTGCTGGATCAGCTCACCAAACAGCAGATCGTCCAGGTCTCCGACACCGAGGCCGCACAACTGCTGCAGCAAAGCCAGATGGTCAAAACCATCCCGGTGCCTAACACGGCCTTGGACCCGagtcagctgcagcaggtcaTCAACCAAGTCACCAAGTCCCAGCAGCAGATCCAAGTCcaggtcccccagcagactgcTAAGCAGGTCCAGGTTTCCAAGCAGGTTCCGAAACAGCAGGTCCAGCAGGGTCTGAAGCAGGTTCAGGTGCCTCAGCAGAACCTAAAAACCACAACCCAGAACAACGCATCCCAGCAGCTGAAGAGTGTGGCTCAGCAGGTGGCCATGCAGACCAGTAGCTCAGTTCAGTTGCTCCAGAAGAAG TCAGAGCCTGTAAAAATCCAGATCCAGGTTCCTCCTACACAGGATCTGAAATCTGGCACCAGCACCCAGCAGAAGAGTGTAGCTGTCAGTCACCCACAGGTGAAGCTTTCATCCAATGGCAGTGTGAGCAGCGCCCAAATTATCCACCTCCAGCCTGTGGTTGGTCAGCAGGGTCAGCAGTTTTTCCTACAGCAGAGTCCGGGGGACGCCCCTAtccagctcctgctgcagaGCCCCACCCCGGTCGTTGGTTCTCTGCTCCCTTTGGTCCATAAGCTGACGGGTCAGACGACATCAGCAGGCACTACCTCTGGTCCAGCACAAAAACCTGTAGCATCCCCTATCAGAGCCCACACCCCCACCATCATCAAGACTACGCCCACCACAGCCGCAAAAACTGTTAGTGTCCCTCTAATTAAAACACACGCTAACGGATCAACAACTGCTGTCAGGAAGAGTCCTGTTAAATCACCTGCTGTCCTCACGGCAGTCCCAGTACAAAGTGCCACACCTGTCCCACCTGCCCGACAAGCAACTACAGCTACTGCTGCGCTCTCGGCAGTGAAGGACAGactacaagaaaaagaagagaagaagaaggagaggaagagggagaagaaggcAGTGAAGGTTCAGACCAGATCTGGGCGAGTCTCCAGACCACCAAAATACAAAGCCAAAGACTACAAGTTCATAAAAACAGAGGATCTGGCTGACAGCCACCAGTCCGACTCTGACGACTATTCTGACATGAGCGTCGAAGATGAGGAGGGGGAGGGTGGTAGGAAGGACGGCTCCTCCTCTGGCACCTCCCCTTCTCTCACCTACGGCCACAAGTCTCGGTCCCACTGCTGTCAGACCTGTGACAAGGCCTACATTGGTTCTGGAGGACTAAACCGCCACTACAAACTGAACCCAACCCACGGAGAGCCTGACCCACCTGGCAATATACCGAGCCCACTCAGAGACATCAACCAATCAGAGGAGACGACAGTAGAACGtgtcagagaagaagagaagaaaaaggaggacAAACCTGCTGCCACGGCAACAAGCAGA TTGGAGGGaggtccagcagcagctgttggaCTCCGGGGCCTATATCACCGGGGCCCTGGGAGGCCACGTGGACGAGGGAGAGGCAGGGGCCGTGGGCGGGGTCGACCTCTGGCACAGCCTCCTAAG GTGTCAGTGGGGCTCGTCAGTAGGCGGGGGCGTCGTGGTCGACCTCCCAAGATCAGTGTTACCACAataacagcagagcagcaggcagAGAGGAGGCGAGACCGCCTGCAGGAG CTGGTGGAGCAGTGTGAGGATGAGGAGCTGATGGACATCGTCCTTCCTCGTTTGACCAAAGTGTTGAGTCTGTGGGAGCTGCTGCTGGCAAAG GTGGAGCGTGGAGCTCTCGCTCGGTCTCGGTTCCCAGACATATACCGTGAGTTTGAGTCCCTGCAGGCTCACGTGAGGCAGGCAGCTCAGGACTACATTGCTAGTCCGCAGGGGGCAGCCACACCACTTGAGGTCAGGAACATAGAG gtggcCAGGTCTCTGGGAATCCTGGATGAGGTGAACAAGATGAAGGTGGTTCCTGGAGCATCCCCCAACTTCAGTCTGACCAATAAAAATGTCCGATACATGGAG AATTCCAAGATGCTGCCACCGTCAAAGAGATTCAAGATGGAGAACAGTGTTCCGGTTCAGCAGAACGGTATCGAGCCCAGAACAG GTGGAATTGCAGGGGCCCCCCCTGTGACCTCGTCTCTGAAATCCTGCTCGGTCTCAGTATCTCCTCTTGTGGTAGCAACTGGATCCAAAGTGCTGACTACCACCGTTAATCCCGCCTCCAG TTCTTCTGGTACCATCCCTGCCAAGATGCCCTCCACCCAGGTTCTGCCCCCTGGCACACCTATGGAGGTGACTTCAGGTGAGAACCAGGCGGAGAAACCTCTGCAGACTGATGCCCAGGTGGAGCCTCAACAAGCAGGCCAGGACCAGGTTCTTGGCACcagtgacactgtgaaccaGGTGAAGGAGATTGAGAAACCTCTGGGTCCTGAGCATGTCAAGGACACCAAGACTCCTGGGTCCAGTACAGTCCACAATCTTGAGTCCACCTTGATTCCAACATCTGAGTCCACTCCAGCATCTGAGTCCAGCACAATCCAGAGTTTGGCCTCTTCTCAGCTCCTGCAGCACAACTTGTCCCAGTCTGAGTCCAGCACCACAGACGTGTGTGAGGCCAAAGAGCTGCAAGAGGGACAGGAGATCTATATCCAGACAGAAGGGCTGACAGTCCATCTGGCAGAGCCTGGATCAGACCGGATTGTCATTGTCAATGGGCCGGATGGAACCACAATGCACATCCAGACTCCAGAGGGGGTCCCCCTAGAGGCCGTCCAGGCTCTGCTGGGAATTGAAGCCTCAGATGGAGCCAAAGTTCCTCAGTAA